A region of Periophthalmus magnuspinnatus isolate fPerMag1 chromosome 13, fPerMag1.2.pri, whole genome shotgun sequence DNA encodes the following proteins:
- the eif3k gene encoding eukaryotic translation initiation factor 3 subunit K isoform X1 — protein sequence MASSFEQMRANVAKLLRGIDRYNPENLATLERYVETQARENAYDLEANLAVLKLYQFNPAYFQTQVTSQILLKALTNLPHTDFTLCKCMIDQTHQQEERPIRQILYLGNLLETCHFQSFWTSLEENRELIDGIAGFEDSVRKFICHVVGITYQTIDRRLLAEMLGDPLDTQVKAWMNKYGWTEDEDGQVFIFNQEESVKPKNIVEKIDFESVSSIMATSQ from the exons ATGGCGTCATCTTTTGAGCAAATGAGAGCAAATGTGGCGAAACTGCTGCGAGGCATCGACAG GTACAACCCAGAAAACCTAGCGACCCTGGAGCGGTATGTGGAGACACAGGCCCGAGAGAACGCCTATGACCTGGAGGCCAATCTGGCTGTTCTCAAACT GTACCAGTTTAACCCTGCCTACTTCCAGACCCAAGTGACGTCACAGATCCTGCTGAAAGCTCTGACCAACCTTCCCCACACAGACTTCACCCTGTGCAAGTGCATGATCGACCAGACACAC CAGCAGGAGGAGCGGCCCATCAGACAGATCTTGTACCTGGGGAACCTGCTGGAGACCTGCCACTTTCAGAGCTTTTGG ACGAGTCTGGAGGAGAACCGGGAGCTAATTGACGGCATTGCTGGCTTTGAAGACTCTGTTCGTAAAT TCATCTGCCACGTAGTGGGCATTACATACCAGACCATTGACCGGCGCTTACTGGCAGAGATGCTGGGAGATCCGCTAG ACACACAGGTGAAGGCCTGGATGAACAAGTATGGCTGGACAGAGGATGAGGACGGACAGGTGTTCATTTTCAACCAGGAGGAGAGCGTCAAACCCAAGAACATTGTGGAGAAGATCGACTTTGAGA GTGTATCCAGTATCATGGCAACCTCCCAGTGA
- the eif3k gene encoding eukaryotic translation initiation factor 3 subunit K isoform X2, which produces MASSFEQMRANVAKLLRGIDRYNPENLATLERYVETQARENAYDLEANLAVLKLYQFNPAYFQTQVTSQILLKALTNLPHTDFTLCKCMIDQTHQEERPIRQILYLGNLLETCHFQSFWTSLEENRELIDGIAGFEDSVRKFICHVVGITYQTIDRRLLAEMLGDPLDTQVKAWMNKYGWTEDEDGQVFIFNQEESVKPKNIVEKIDFESVSSIMATSQ; this is translated from the exons ATGGCGTCATCTTTTGAGCAAATGAGAGCAAATGTGGCGAAACTGCTGCGAGGCATCGACAG GTACAACCCAGAAAACCTAGCGACCCTGGAGCGGTATGTGGAGACACAGGCCCGAGAGAACGCCTATGACCTGGAGGCCAATCTGGCTGTTCTCAAACT GTACCAGTTTAACCCTGCCTACTTCCAGACCCAAGTGACGTCACAGATCCTGCTGAAAGCTCTGACCAACCTTCCCCACACAGACTTCACCCTGTGCAAGTGCATGATCGACCAGACACAC CAGGAGGAGCGGCCCATCAGACAGATCTTGTACCTGGGGAACCTGCTGGAGACCTGCCACTTTCAGAGCTTTTGG ACGAGTCTGGAGGAGAACCGGGAGCTAATTGACGGCATTGCTGGCTTTGAAGACTCTGTTCGTAAAT TCATCTGCCACGTAGTGGGCATTACATACCAGACCATTGACCGGCGCTTACTGGCAGAGATGCTGGGAGATCCGCTAG ACACACAGGTGAAGGCCTGGATGAACAAGTATGGCTGGACAGAGGATGAGGACGGACAGGTGTTCATTTTCAACCAGGAGGAGAGCGTCAAACCCAAGAACATTGTGGAGAAGATCGACTTTGAGA GTGTATCCAGTATCATGGCAACCTCCCAGTGA